The following proteins are encoded in a genomic region of Acidimicrobiales bacterium:
- a CDS encoding adenosine kinase — protein sequence MDQETPLFPPAAARPHDVLCVGTALVDLLAHASVEAVAALGLNPGGMTLVDDQAATAIRAALGIERAVSGGTVANTAAGIAALGGSPAYLGAVGADELGARFATDLEEAGVRAVLEVREGQGSGSGACHVIVTPDAQRTMATNLGVSGQLSARFVAESGLVAEARFVYFDGYLLDFPDASALVTTLLEEARGAESRVAFGLADPFAVGRHLETMRTLVGEVDLVFCNEEEAMALSGAAALPEALDFLTHPERVSVVTRGPLGAVVVTAQGRVEVDAVPVPEVRDVTGAGDLFAAGVLFAAARGDGPRRAAALGATLAAEAISHLGARPEVDLADLVTRADLA from the coding sequence ATGGACCAGGAAACCCCGCTCTTTCCGCCCGCAGCCGCACGGCCCCACGACGTCCTCTGCGTCGGGACCGCGCTCGTCGACCTGCTCGCGCACGCCTCGGTCGAGGCCGTCGCCGCGCTCGGCCTCAACCCCGGGGGGATGACCCTCGTCGACGATCAGGCGGCGACCGCGATCCGCGCCGCTCTCGGCATCGAGCGGGCGGTCTCGGGGGGCACGGTGGCGAACACCGCGGCAGGCATCGCGGCCCTCGGCGGGAGCCCCGCCTACCTCGGCGCGGTGGGTGCGGACGAGCTCGGCGCCCGCTTCGCCACCGACCTCGAGGAGGCGGGAGTGCGGGCGGTGCTCGAGGTCAGAGAGGGTCAGGGCAGCGGCAGCGGTGCCTGCCACGTGATCGTCACCCCTGACGCGCAGCGGACGATGGCGACGAACCTCGGCGTCTCCGGGCAGCTCTCGGCGCGCTTCGTCGCCGAGTCGGGCCTCGTCGCCGAGGCGCGCTTCGTCTACTTCGACGGCTACCTCCTCGACTTTCCCGACGCCTCGGCGCTCGTCACCACCCTCCTCGAGGAGGCGCGCGGCGCGGAGAGCCGCGTCGCCTTCGGCCTTGCCGACCCTTTCGCCGTCGGTCGCCACCTGGAGACGATGCGCACCCTCGTCGGCGAGGTGGACCTCGTGTTCTGCAACGAGGAGGAGGCGATGGCCCTCTCGGGGGCCGCGGCGCTCCCCGAAGCCCTCGACTTCCTCACCCACCCCGAGCGGGTGAGCGTCGTCACCCGCGGCCCCCTCGGGGCGGTGGTCGTCACCGCGCAGGGACGGGTCGAGGTCGACGCGGTGCCCGTTCCCGAGGTGCGCGACGTCACCGGAGCGGGCGACCTCTTCGCCGCCGGGGTGCTCTTCGCGGCCGCCCGCGGCGACGGCCCGCGGCGCGCCGCGGCGCTCGGCGCGACGCTCGCGGCCGAGGCGATCAGTCACCTCGGGGCGCGCCCCGAGGTCGATCTCGCCGACCTCGTCACGCGGGCCGACCTCGCCTGA